From the genome of Acidimicrobiales bacterium:
TGGCGGTGGGCGGGCTGTTCGCCGGCGAGTCGATGTTCCACCGGGCCCGTGACGCCTCCAAGGTCGCGCTGGTCCACCTGGTCGAGTCCCTGGACGCCGACGACCACCGCCGGGGCCGGCTGCTGGACGTGCAGTGGTCGACCCCGCACCTGGCCAGCCTCGGGGTGATCGAGATGCCACGCGCCCAGTACCTGGAGCGCCTCGCGACCGCCGTCGAGCTCCCCCTGCCCACCCTCTTCACGTGACAGGACCCCGCGACAGAACGGACAATGGTGACATGAGCCCTGACCGCCCGTGGTTGATGCGGACCTACTCGGGACACTCCAGTGCCCGCGCGTCCAACGAGCTGTACCGGAACAACCTGGCCAAGGGCCAGACCGGCCTGTCGATCGCCTTCGACCTGCCCACCCAGACCGGCTACGACCCCGACGCGCCCGAGGCTGCGGGCGAGGTCGGCAAGGTCGGTGTCCCGGTGTCGCACATCGGCCACATGGAGCAGCTCCTCGACGGCATCCCGGTGGGCGAGATGAACACGTCGATGACGATCAACGCCACCGCCCCCTGGCTGCTCGGGCTCTACGTGGCCAACGCCGAGAACCAGGGTGTCGAGTCGGCCGCGCTGCGGGGCACGACCCAGAACGACATCGTCAAGGAGTACCTGAGCCGGGGCACCTACATCTACCCGCCGTTGCCCAGCCGGCGACTCATCGTCGACATGGTGGCGTTCTGCGCCGAGTGGATCCCCTCCTGGAACCCGATGAACGTCTGCAGCTACCACCTGCAGGAGGCGGGGGCGACGCCGGTCCAGGAGATCGCCTACTCGCTGGCCACGGCGGTCGACGTGCTCGACGCGGTGCGCGAGTCGGGTCAGGTCCCCGAGGACCGGTTCGCCCAGGTCTGTGGCTCGATCAGCTTCTTTGTGAACTCGGGTATCCGGTTTGTGGAGGAGACCTGCAAGATGCGGGCCTTCACCGAGATGTGGGACCGCCTGCTGCTCGACCGCTACGGGGTGACCGACCCCAAGATGCGCCGGTTCCGGTACGGGGTGCAGGTCAACAGCCTCGGGCTCACCGAGGCCCAACCCGAGAACAACGTGCAGCGAATCGTGCTCGAGGCGCTCGGCGTCACCCTGTCGAAGAACGCCAGGGCCCGGTCGCTGCAGCTGCCCGCGTGGAACGAGGCACTGGGACTGCCCCGCCCCTGGGACCAGCAGTGGTCGCTGCGCATCCAGCAGGTGCTCGCCTACGAGACCGACCTGCTGGAGCACGACGACATCTTCGAGGGGTCCCACGTCATCGAGGCCAAGACCGCCGAGCTTCACGAGGCGGCCAAGGCCGAGCTCGACGACGTGCTCGAGATGGGCGGAGCCTTCGAGGCGATCGACGAGCTGAAGGGCAGGCTGGTCGCCTCCCACGCCGACCGTGTGCATCGCATCGAGAGCGGTGATCTGCCGATCGTCGGGGTGAACTGCTTCACCGAGACCGAGGCGTCGCCCCTGGGCGGCGAGGAGTCGATCCTGCGGGTCGATCCCGACGTGCAGGCGAAGACGATCGCCGAGGTGGCCGAGTGGCGCTCCACCCGCGACAACGACGCGGTGAAGCGGTCGCTCGACGAGCTGCGCCGGGTGGCCGAGTCGGGCGGCAACATCATGGCGCCCACGATCGATCTGGCCCATGCCGGTGGCACCACCGGCGAGTGGGCGGGAGCCCTGCGTGAGGTGTTCGGCGAGTACCGGGCCCCAACAGGGGTCGCCGCGGCAGCGGGAAGGGGAGGCATGAGCGACGGGTTGCGAGCGGTGGCCGACCGGGTGCGCGACCTGCCCGGGGGTCCACCCCGGTTCCTGGTGGCCAAGCCGGGGCTCGACGGCCACTCCAACGGGGCCGAGCAGATCGCTGTCGCTGCCCGCGACGCCGGCATGGAGGTCATCTACCAGGGCATCCGCCTGGTCCCCGAGCAGATCGCGGCGGTGGCACGGGACGAGGACGTCGACGTGATCGGCCTGTCGATCCTGTCGGGGAGCCACCTGGAGCTGATCCCCGAAGTGGTCCGCCTGGTGCGCGAGCAGGGGGTCGAGGCCCCGATCGTGGTGGGCGGGATCATCCCCGAGGCCGACCGCCCGACCCTGATGGGCCAAGGGGTGGCCGCGGTGTACACCCCGAAGGACTTCGAGCTGGCCTCGATCATGTCCGACGTGGTGGATCTGGTGGAGGCGGCCCGGAAGTCTTGACCCGGGACTCTTGATCTTGGCGCTGCCGCGCCGATGGAGTGGCAGTGATCGATCGTCGTGCGCTCGTTGCCCTTCTCGGCGCCGCTCTGGGTGTCACCGGTGCGGTGGTCGCCGTGTGGTGGACCCCTGTGGCTGCCCTCGCCGCCGCGCTCGGGGCACTGCTGGCGGCTGGTGTGGCCCTGTCAGCCCCTGCGACCCGGGCGACGGCCCCCGCTGAGCAGGCCGCGCCGGCCACTGCCCCCTCGGCCGCTAGCCCCTCGACCACGGCATCGGTGACCGCCGATGACGAGCACCCCGCACCCGGGCTGAACCAACCCGTCACCACCAACGGCTCGCCCTCCTCGCCCCTGCTGATCGACCCCGAGACCGGCCTGTTCAGCGAGGACTACTTCGACGTGGCCATCGAGGCCCGGATCGCTGCCGCCCGGCGGCACCTGCGTCCGGTCGGGGTGGTGGTGCTCGAGGTGGTCGAAGGTCTGCGCACCGGACAGGTCGAACAGGCCGATCCCAAGCGGGTGGCCGAGGCGATCCAGGAGACGTTGCGGGAGGCCGACACCTCCTGTCGGCGCGGCGACGGCCGGTTCGCCCTCCTGCTCGAGGACACACCCGAGAACGGGGCCATCTGGACCGTCGAGCGGATCCGCCGCTTCCTGGCCGAGCGCGATCCCAGCCTGACCATGCGGGCAGGGGTGGCCTGCTACCCGGCCCACGGGTTCACCAGCGAGAGCCTGATCGCCCTCGCCGGCACCGCTCTCGACGCCGCTCGCGAGTGGCACCAGGACCGCATCGAGGTCGCCATCGGCGAGTAGTGCTCGTTCAGGACTGCCAGAGCGAGGTGAGCCGTTCGGCTTCGACGTCGGCGATGCCGAGCCCCGGCAGGTCGCCCTTCATGCACGACACGACCACCACCTGGTCGTGGCCGGAGGCGAGGTCGGCGTTCAACGGGCTCCGCATGCCGCCGTCGATGTAGCGGGCGTCGCCGATCGTGATCGGCGGGAAGATGCCGGGGACGCAACAGCTCGATGCGACCGCGAGCTGCAGGTCGACACCGGACGCCTGATCCCACACGACGAATGCTCCGGTCGTGGCGTCCACGGCGGTGCACGAGAACGATGCGGGCCACCCGGCGTCGGCGAACGCCGAGAACAGCTCGATGAAGCGCTCCTCGGGCCCGACGCCTTGTTCGAGCGCGAACTGACCGAGCTTGGCCCTGGCCTCCTCGGGGGGACCGTCCCATTCGGCGACGAGCGCCATCGTCTCCGTCAGCTCGGCGAGTCGGTCCTCCATCGTCGCGCCGGGCGAGTCGCCTCCGCCCGATCGGAGCCCCGGCTCGTCCCGCCGTTGGACCGCCTCGTGCAGGTCGTGGCCGAGGGCCAGCTGGGCCCCGACGTTGGACCCGGCCGAGGTGCCGATGACTGCATCGGCCTCCTCGAGCTCGACGCCGTGGCCGGCCAGACCCACCACCAGTCCGGCTTCCCATGCGATCCCGACCGGACCGCCGCCTCCCAGAACGAGTGCGCGCGACATGCCCGCAGACTACCGGTGGGCCAACGGCCGCCATCGACCCGCAGCCCCGCCACCGTGGGCGTCCCTCGGCTCCTGGGACCCGTGATCCTCGGCTCCTGGAAATCGCGCGGATCTGTCGCGCTGGCCGCGACGGATCCGCGCAATTTCGGTTGGCGGCCGCGTGGAGGAGTCGAGGCGTGGGATGGTCGGGCTACCCGGCCGGTCGGTGGGGCTGCTCGGTCGGTGGGGCTGCTCGGTCGGTGGGGCTAGTCGGTCGCTCGCACCTCGGAGATGCGGGACATCTCGTCGTCGCTGAGCTCGAAGTCGAACACGTCGAAGTTCTGGGCCCGCCGGTCGGGGTTCGACGAGCGCGGGATGGGCGACACCTTGTCCTGTTGCAACAGCCAGCGCAGCGCCACCTGGTAGGGCGACTTGCCGTGGGCCGCTCCGATCTCGGCCAGAACCGGGTCGTGGATCCCCTGGCCACGCAGCGGCGAGTAGGCGGTGATCATCACGTCGCGCTCGGCGGCGATGCCGAGCAGGGTGTTCTGGGTGCGACCCGGCTGGTAGGGCACCTGGTCGGCGAGGATGGGGGCCAGTTCCATCGCCTCGAGCAGCAGTGGCCCCCGGAAGTTGCTGACCCCCAGGTGACGGACCTTGCCCGCGTCCTTGGCGGCGGTCATCGCCTCCAGGGTCTCGCCGAGGGGCACCTCGTCGGTGGGCCAGTGGATGAGCAACAGGTCGACGTGGTCGGTGCCGAGCCGGCGGAGGCTGGCGTCGACGGCCGGTCCGACCTTGTCGCCGGCGAGCGTCTCGCCCACGATCTTGGTGGTGAGGAAGATCTCGTCGCGGGGCACCCCGCTGGCCGCGATCCCCTCGCCCACCTCGCGCTCGTTGCCGTAGGCCTGCGCGGTGTCGATCTGGCGGTAGCCGAGCTCGAGCGCGTGACGCACACCCTCGCGTGCCTCGTCGCCACTCAACTGCCAGGTGCCGAACCCCAACGCCGGAATCTGTTCGCCTTGCACCTCGATGTCGTTCACATGAGGACCATAGAACCTCGCCGCCCGATGAGCGCGACGATCGGTTCCAGCGCGATGAACCGGTGGGGGCACCGGCTCCGTAGTAGGGGACGAACCGCGATGAGGAGGAACCGCTCGATGTCCACCCGTCTGTTCGCCATCGCCGTCGTGCTGGTGCTGGCGCTCACCGCCTGCGGAAACGATGACGACGAGACCGAGCCCGCGGCGACCGACCCTCCGGCCGGTGCCGAGGAGAACGGGCCCGACGAGGCCGAGTCCACACCGTCGGAGGGGGGTGCGGAGGTGGACGCCACCGGCGGCTTCCAGTTCGAGCCTGCCACCGTCGAGATCGAGGCGGGCGAGAGCGTCACCTGGACCAACAGCGGCGGTGTGCGCCACACCGTGACCTCCACGAGCGACTCGATGGACTTCGACGAGCCGCTCGGTAGCGACGACTCGGTCACGGTCACCTTCGACGAGCCCGGCACCTATGACTACGAGTGCACCATCCATCCGGGCATGACCGGCACCGTCGTGGTCTCCTAGTCGGGTGGACGACGCCGGGTTCGACGAAGCGGTGCGCACGCTGCACGACGAGCACGCGCCCGCGCTGCTCGCCTGGGCCCGTCGACGCACCCGCGATCCTCGTGAGGCCGAGGAGATCGTGCAGGAGACCCTGGTGCGGGCCTGGCGCAAGCACGATCAGTACGACCCCGATCGGGGCTCGGAGCGAGCGTGGCTGTTCGGCATCGCCCGCAACGTGGCCACCGACCTGCACCGCCGCAACGCCCGGCACCTCAGCGCCGTCCCCGCCGACAAGATCGACCTCACCGCCGACAGCCCCGACATGGACCGCGTGGTGGAGGCGTCGCTGGTCCACGACGCGCTCAACGCCTTGTCGGTGGACCACCGGGCCGTGCTGATCGAGATCTACTACCGCGGCCACTCGGTCCACGAAGCCGCGACCAGGCTCGGCATCCCCGACGGCACCGTGAAGTCGCGGACCTACCACGCGCTGCGGTCGTTGCGGACCGAGCTGGAGAGCAGGGAGGTGCTGGGATGAGTGACCACGACCGCTACCGGGACCTCACCGCGGCCTATGTCCTCGGAGCGCTCGACCCCGGCGAGCGCACCGAGCTGCATGAGCACCTCCAGGCCTGCGAGCGCTGCCAGGCCGATGTGATCGACTTCGCTCCCCTTCCCGCTCTGCTCGGCTCGATCGAGGTGGACGACCTGGTGGAGCCCCCCACGCCCCATCTGGCCGATGCCGTCGTCGCCGAGGCCCGCGGCGAGCTGGAGCGCATCAGGGCCAGCCGTCGCCGATGGCGGACGATCGCCGCCGCGCTCGCCGGCGCCGCGGTCGTTGCCGTGGCCCTCGGTGTGGCGGCGATGGTGCTCGACCTCGACTCGGGGACCGAGCCCGAGCGTGACCGGATCGAGCTGGCGTTCGAGGCCGTCGCCGACACCACCGGCGACGTCGTGGTCGACGAGCGCGGCTGGGGAACCTATGTGCACCTGTCGTTCGAGGGGCTCCCCGAACGTGACCTCTACCGCCTCTGGGCCGTCGACCAGGCCGGCACCTGGCACGAGGCGGGGTCGTGGCTGCCGACCCCGGACCGCAGCGCCACCCTCGGCGGGTCGACCCACCTGCGTCCGGCGGAGATCGCGGTGCTGGTCGTCACCTCCGGCGACCGCGACGACGAGCTCGGCCGCGCGTCCTGACCGGACGCCGTCGTCGGGTAGGATCCTCCGCCATGGTTCGGCGCTGGTTGGCCCTCCTGGCGGCGGCGTTGCTCCTGCTCGTCGCCTGCACCGACGACACGAGCGGTGACGACGACGCTGACGGCGTCGCGGCCACCACGTCGTCCACCGCCGCGCCGCCGGAGACGACGACCGAGACGACGGCCGACGACGAGTACGACTTCGATCCGGGTTCCGGCGACCGGTCGAGCACGCATCGGGTGGTCGAGTCGCCCGAACCGGAGGTCACGGTCCTCGACGCGGGTGCGGAGCCTCGCCGCGAGCTCCGTCTCGTGTTCGTGCCTGGATCCGAGCAGTCGCTGACGATGCAGATGATGATGGCTCAGCAGCTGTTCGTGGACGGCGCGCCGGTCAACCCCGAGGTCGAGCTCACCTACACCTTCGACATCGCATCGAGGGTGGTCGAGGTCGACGACGGCTCGGCCACCGTCGAGATGACCTACACCGACTTCGACCTGGTCGATCAGGGGCCCATGGGTCCGGCCGAGGTCGCCCAGTTCGAGCGCACCATGGACGGGTTCATGGGTCTGTCGTTCTTCGTCACGACCAACGACCGCGGGGCGACCCTGCGGGTCGAGATCCCTCGAGACTTTCCCGCCACCGGGGTAGGCGGCGTCGACGACATGCTCCAGGAGTTCGACACCCCCTCGGTCCCTCTTCCGGTCGAGGCGGTGGGTGTCGGTGCCCGCTGGCAGGTCGAGCACGCGCCGGCCCCACTGAGCGACCTGCCGATGCCGACGGTCACCGAGGTCGAGCTGCTGGAGCTGCACGACGACCACGTCGTCATGCGCAACACCGCGGTGACCGCGATCGAGCCGTCGACGATCGACACGCCTCAGGGCAGCGTCGAGTTCCTCGACGGTGAGATCACCAACCGCGGCACCCTCACCTGGTTCTTCGACTCGGTCAACCCCGCCAGCGACATCGCCGGTGAGGGGGTCATGAGCTTCGTCGAGACGATGGGTAGCCAACAGGTCGAGGCCGAGCTGCACCAACGCATGCAGGTCACCTCCACGGTCCACGACTGACCGACCGAGCGCCGCGTCGGTGCACGGTCCCAGCCATCGCCGCGACAGGAGAAGGGATCACTCCGCGTTGCGGCGTAGGAAGTCGTCGAAGAGCGGCACGGTGAAGGCGGTATCCCCATGAGCTGGGCTGTAGATCATGCCCTTCCTGATGAGTGCCGACCGGCGGGGAGCGACCGACTCGACCTTCACAGCGAGCTCGGCCGCAATGTCGCCCGAGCGGTGCGGGCCCGGCCCGAGGTTCGCCATCGCCCGTAGGTAGTGCTTCTCGGCCGGAGTGAGGCGCTCCATGCGCACATGAAAGAAGTTCTCGTCGAGTGTCGCAGTGACCTCAGTTCGGACAGCCTCGACATCAGCAGCGGTAACTGTCGGCCCTGGGGCGGCGTTCCAGACGTGGTGGCCCCACTCCTGGAGGAAGTAGGGATAGCCCCGGGACTCGGCAAGGATCAGGTCAAGGGCATCATCGGTGTAATCGACACCAAGCTCGTCTGCCGGGACGGCGAGCACCGCCTTTGCGTCCTCGGCGGGCAGCGCCCCGATGGTCGGGAATTCGAACAGGCGCTCTGCGTAGGACTTCGCTTCGCCAGCAAGGCCGGGCAGCTGGGGTAGGCCAGCGCCGACGAGCACCACGGGCAGGTTGAGCTGGGTGGTCCGGTGAATCGCTGTGATCAGCGCACCAAGCTCGTCGCGGGCGAGGTACTGGACCTCATCGACAGCGAGAAGCAGCCCCGTGTCGTGCTGGGCGACGGCTTCCCCGGTTGCGACGAGAACGTCGGTGAGGTCCTCGGACAGCAGACCCGAGTCGCCGTGTCCGGCGAGCGGGTCAATGCCCAGCTGGATCGACACTCCGTCCGGGAGCGTCATCGTGAACGAACGCAGTACGGCCAGTGCCTTGTTCACCGCGGCTCGAGCCTGCCCCGTGGACATGCTGAGCAGGATCTTCCGGAGGCGTACTGCGAGCAGTCGAGCAAACCCCTCCGTCTCGGGAGCCTCCATGAACGCGACGGTGACGCCCTCCTGTTCGGCGATCTCAGCAAACCGGTTCAGCAGCACCGTCTTGCCGACGCCACGCAGACCGACGGGCATGTACGACTTGCCGGGACGATCGGTCATTGCTCGACGGAGTGCAATACCAAAGCCGTCGATGAGCTGGTCGCGACCCAGGAGCGCGGGTGGCCTGGTGCCTGCGCCGGGCCGGTATGGGTTGTCCAGACGGTCCATGGACCGATATTACTTCGTCTTATCGTTCTTACCATGCTGCACGATAAGGTCTGTTGAGTTCGAGCTGACCGACCGAGCGCCGCGTCGATCTCGCTCGCGTGCCCCAGATCTGCAACGATCCTGCTGGTACACCAACTCAGGGGGAGCAACCATGCCCGAGCAGAACGAAGCCGTCATCGTCGCCGCGACCCGTAGCCCGATCGG
Proteins encoded in this window:
- a CDS encoding protein meaA, translated to MSPDRPWLMRTYSGHSSARASNELYRNNLAKGQTGLSIAFDLPTQTGYDPDAPEAAGEVGKVGVPVSHIGHMEQLLDGIPVGEMNTSMTINATAPWLLGLYVANAENQGVESAALRGTTQNDIVKEYLSRGTYIYPPLPSRRLIVDMVAFCAEWIPSWNPMNVCSYHLQEAGATPVQEIAYSLATAVDVLDAVRESGQVPEDRFAQVCGSISFFVNSGIRFVEETCKMRAFTEMWDRLLLDRYGVTDPKMRRFRYGVQVNSLGLTEAQPENNVQRIVLEALGVTLSKNARARSLQLPAWNEALGLPRPWDQQWSLRIQQVLAYETDLLEHDDIFEGSHVIEAKTAELHEAAKAELDDVLEMGGAFEAIDELKGRLVASHADRVHRIESGDLPIVGVNCFTETEASPLGGEESILRVDPDVQAKTIAEVAEWRSTRDNDAVKRSLDELRRVAESGGNIMAPTIDLAHAGGTTGEWAGALREVFGEYRAPTGVAAAAGRGGMSDGLRAVADRVRDLPGGPPRFLVAKPGLDGHSNGAEQIAVAARDAGMEVIYQGIRLVPEQIAAVARDEDVDVIGLSILSGSHLELIPEVVRLVREQGVEAPIVVGGIIPEADRPTLMGQGVAAVYTPKDFELASIMSDVVDLVEAARKS
- a CDS encoding diguanylate cyclase, producing MIDRRALVALLGAALGVTGAVVAVWWTPVAALAAALGALLAAGVALSAPATRATAPAEQAAPATAPSAASPSTTASVTADDEHPAPGLNQPVTTNGSPSSPLLIDPETGLFSEDYFDVAIEARIAAARRHLRPVGVVVLEVVEGLRTGQVEQADPKRVAEAIQETLREADTSCRRGDGRFALLLEDTPENGAIWTVERIRRFLAERDPSLTMRAGVACYPAHGFTSESLIALAGTALDAAREWHQDRIEVAIGE
- a CDS encoding patatin-like phospholipase family protein, giving the protein MSRALVLGGGGPVGIAWEAGLVVGLAGHGVELEEADAVIGTSAGSNVGAQLALGHDLHEAVQRRDEPGLRSGGGDSPGATMEDRLAELTETMALVAEWDGPPEEARAKLGQFALEQGVGPEERFIELFSAFADAGWPASFSCTAVDATTGAFVVWDQASGVDLQLAVASSCCVPGIFPPITIGDARYIDGGMRSPLNADLASGHDQVVVVSCMKGDLPGLGIADVEAERLTSLWQS
- a CDS encoding aldo/keto reductase; protein product: MNDIEVQGEQIPALGFGTWQLSGDEAREGVRHALELGYRQIDTAQAYGNEREVGEGIAASGVPRDEIFLTTKIVGETLAGDKVGPAVDASLRRLGTDHVDLLLIHWPTDEVPLGETLEAMTAAKDAGKVRHLGVSNFRGPLLLEAMELAPILADQVPYQPGRTQNTLLGIAAERDVMITAYSPLRGQGIHDPVLAEIGAAHGKSPYQVALRWLLQQDKVSPIPRSSNPDRRAQNFDVFDFELSDDEMSRISEVRATD
- a CDS encoding plastocyanin/azurin family copper-binding protein, translating into MSTRLFAIAVVLVLALTACGNDDDETEPAATDPPAGAEENGPDEAESTPSEGGAEVDATGGFQFEPATVEIEAGESVTWTNSGGVRHTVTSTSDSMDFDEPLGSDDSVTVTFDEPGTYDYECTIHPGMTGTVVVS
- a CDS encoding sigma-70 family RNA polymerase sigma factor, producing MDDAGFDEAVRTLHDEHAPALLAWARRRTRDPREAEEIVQETLVRAWRKHDQYDPDRGSERAWLFGIARNVATDLHRRNARHLSAVPADKIDLTADSPDMDRVVEASLVHDALNALSVDHRAVLIEIYYRGHSVHEAATRLGIPDGTVKSRTYHALRSLRTELESREVLG
- a CDS encoding zf-HC2 domain-containing protein, whose product is MSDHDRYRDLTAAYVLGALDPGERTELHEHLQACERCQADVIDFAPLPALLGSIEVDDLVEPPTPHLADAVVAEARGELERIRASRRRWRTIAAALAGAAVVAVALGVAAMVLDLDSGTEPERDRIELAFEAVADTTGDVVVDERGWGTYVHLSFEGLPERDLYRLWAVDQAGTWHEAGSWLPTPDRSATLGGSTHLRPAEIAVLVVTSGDRDDELGRAS
- a CDS encoding AAA family ATPase; this encodes MDRLDNPYRPGAGTRPPALLGRDQLIDGFGIALRRAMTDRPGKSYMPVGLRGVGKTVLLNRFAEIAEQEGVTVAFMEAPETEGFARLLAVRLRKILLSMSTGQARAAVNKALAVLRSFTMTLPDGVSIQLGIDPLAGHGDSGLLSEDLTDVLVATGEAVAQHDTGLLLAVDEVQYLARDELGALITAIHRTTQLNLPVVLVGAGLPQLPGLAGEAKSYAERLFEFPTIGALPAEDAKAVLAVPADELGVDYTDDALDLILAESRGYPYFLQEWGHHVWNAAPGPTVTAADVEAVRTEVTATLDENFFHVRMERLTPAEKHYLRAMANLGPGPHRSGDIAAELAVKVESVAPRRSALIRKGMIYSPAHGDTAFTVPLFDDFLRRNAE